One genomic window of Devosia salina includes the following:
- a CDS encoding aldehyde dehydrogenase family protein, with protein MAELHKNLIDGEWVGSDGVENINPSNTAEVVGVYARATAEETKQAIAAAKAAFPAWSRSGILERHAILSKASQEILARKAELGELLSREEGKTLPEGIGEVTRAAQIFDFFAGEVLRLAGEVLPSVRPGVGVEITREPFGVIGIITPWNFPIAIPTWKIAPALAYGNTVLIKPADLVPGSTWAIVDILVRAGLPKGVLNLVMGKGSVVGQTMLDSKHVTAISFTGSVGTGKRVAAASIEVGRKFQLEMGGKNPVIVLDDADLKVAVESVAQSAFFSTGQRCTASSRVIVTEGIHDKFVEALAERTRNLRVGDALDKNTEIGPVVDPSQLKQDTDYIAIGKSEGAKLAAGGELVKAGTEGYFLQPTLFTEATNQMRISREEIFGPVASVIRVKDYEEALATANDTDFGLSAGIVTTSLKYATHFKRNAEAGMVMVNVPTAGVDFHVPFGGRKGSSYGPREQGKYAAEFFTVVKTAYTAAG; from the coding sequence ATGGCTGAACTGCACAAGAACCTGATCGACGGGGAATGGGTTGGCTCGGACGGCGTGGAAAATATCAATCCGTCAAATACGGCTGAAGTAGTGGGCGTCTATGCCCGCGCCACGGCGGAGGAAACCAAGCAGGCCATCGCCGCTGCCAAGGCCGCTTTCCCGGCCTGGTCGCGCTCGGGCATTCTCGAACGCCATGCCATTCTCTCCAAGGCATCGCAGGAAATCCTCGCGCGCAAAGCCGAGCTCGGCGAACTCCTGTCGCGCGAAGAGGGCAAGACACTGCCGGAAGGCATTGGCGAAGTGACCCGCGCCGCGCAGATTTTCGACTTCTTCGCCGGTGAAGTGCTGCGCCTCGCTGGCGAAGTGCTCCCATCGGTTCGTCCCGGCGTTGGTGTCGAAATCACCCGTGAGCCTTTCGGTGTCATCGGCATCATCACGCCGTGGAACTTCCCGATCGCCATCCCGACTTGGAAGATTGCTCCGGCCTTGGCCTATGGCAATACCGTCCTGATCAAGCCGGCTGATCTCGTTCCCGGCTCGACCTGGGCGATCGTCGACATTCTCGTCCGCGCCGGCCTGCCCAAGGGCGTGCTGAACCTCGTCATGGGCAAGGGTTCGGTCGTCGGCCAGACCATGCTCGACAGCAAGCATGTCACCGCCATCTCCTTCACCGGTTCGGTGGGTACCGGCAAGCGCGTTGCTGCCGCTTCGATCGAGGTCGGTCGCAAGTTCCAGCTGGAAATGGGCGGCAAGAACCCGGTCATCGTGCTCGACGACGCCGACCTCAAGGTTGCCGTTGAATCGGTTGCCCAGTCGGCCTTCTTCTCGACCGGCCAGCGCTGCACGGCCTCGTCGCGCGTCATCGTCACCGAAGGCATCCACGACAAGTTCGTCGAAGCCCTGGCCGAGCGTACGCGTAACCTGCGCGTCGGGGATGCACTGGACAAGAACACCGAAATCGGTCCGGTGGTCGATCCCAGCCAGCTCAAGCAGGACACCGACTATATCGCTATCGGCAAGTCCGAAGGCGCCAAGCTCGCGGCCGGTGGCGAACTGGTCAAGGCTGGCACGGAAGGCTACTTCCTGCAGCCGACGCTCTTCACCGAAGCGACCAACCAGATGCGCATTTCGCGCGAGGAAATCTTTGGGCCGGTGGCTTCGGTCATCCGCGTCAAGGACTATGAAGAAGCCCTCGCCACCGCCAATGACACCGATTTCGGTCTCTCGGCCGGCATCGTCACCACCTCGCTCAAGTATGCGACCCACTTCAAGCGCAATGCTGAAGCTGGCATGGTGATGGTCAACGTGCCGACCGCGGGCGTCGACTTCCATGTCCCATTCGGTGGCCGCAAGGGCTCGTCCTATGGCCCGCGCGAGCAGGGCAAGTATGCAGCCGAATTCTTCACCGTGGTGAAGACGGCGTACACGGCCGCTGGGTGA
- a CDS encoding YciI family protein has translation MLFLIQASDRPDTRDLRSSLRSEHLEMLYRLKAEGRVFDAGARLDSEGHIVGSVVILEADDMDGVRAYLDAEVFVHHKVWGDVDISPYRRVQWPAA, from the coding sequence ATGCTGTTTCTAATCCAGGCCTCCGACCGGCCGGACACCCGCGACCTGCGCAGCAGCCTGCGCAGCGAGCATCTTGAGATGCTCTACCGTCTGAAGGCCGAGGGCAGAGTGTTCGATGCCGGCGCCCGGCTGGACTCCGAGGGCCACATCGTCGGATCGGTGGTCATCCTCGAGGCCGATGATATGGATGGCGTTCGGGCCTATCTCGATGCCGAAGTCTTCGTGCATCACAAGGTCTGGGGAGACGTCGATATTTCCCCCTATCGCAGGGTGCAGTGGCCCGCGGCGTGA
- a CDS encoding nuclear transport factor 2 family protein encodes MTLTPQHMEAAIRRYFDACNKADYQALIDSFTPDAVHYFPPGLPDVPWRGADTIARKWIWCVETLGSQWTIEKVLCSSTAPEAVIEWTHWKTRSGTALRGDEWYVFDEASGRIAEIRAFYAASANPALTISQLEDFDYAGRGYHLAPASEV; translated from the coding sequence ATGACCCTGACGCCACAGCATATGGAAGCAGCGATCCGTCGCTATTTCGACGCCTGCAACAAGGCCGACTATCAGGCACTGATCGATAGTTTTACGCCCGACGCCGTGCATTACTTTCCACCCGGCCTGCCCGACGTCCCCTGGCGCGGCGCCGACACCATTGCCCGCAAGTGGATATGGTGCGTCGAGACGCTGGGGTCGCAGTGGACCATTGAAAAGGTGCTCTGCTCCTCCACCGCGCCCGAGGCGGTAATCGAATGGACCCATTGGAAGACGCGCTCCGGCACCGCCCTGCGCGGCGATGAATGGTATGTCTTCGACGAGGCAAGCGGCCGGATCGCCGAAATACGCGCCTTCTATGCCGCTTCGGCCAATCCGGCTCTGACCATCTCGCAGCTGGAAGACTTCGACTATGCCGGTCGCGGTTATCACCTCGCTCCGGCATCGGAGGTCTAG
- a CDS encoding 2-keto-4-pentenoate hydratase, with the protein MTTTSPDLDATAALLDDAAREARGMDQLGLDASVAEAYDIQRRSMARREARGERLIGIKMGLTSRAKMAQVNITEVIWGQLTDAMVVENGGTMDASRFGQPRAEPEIAFRLGKSLSGVVTELEAWAAIEGVAPAVEILDSRFRNFKFNLADAIADNCSAAGLVVGPWTAPGVDFSNLGMCMSIDGRPVGIGSSAAILGHPIRTLVAAARLTAQYGGELRAGDIFLSGAPTAAVPLKPGMRVSLEVQSLGQCGFSVTTPSEGA; encoded by the coding sequence ATGACGACCACCTCTCCCGATCTCGACGCGACGGCCGCCCTGCTCGATGACGCGGCCCGCGAGGCACGCGGCATGGACCAGCTGGGTCTCGATGCCAGCGTCGCCGAGGCCTATGACATCCAGCGCCGCTCCATGGCCCGGCGCGAGGCGCGCGGCGAACGGCTGATCGGCATCAAGATGGGCCTGACCAGTCGCGCCAAGATGGCCCAGGTCAATATCACCGAGGTGATCTGGGGCCAGTTGACCGATGCCATGGTGGTGGAAAACGGCGGCACGATGGACGCCAGCCGGTTCGGCCAGCCCCGCGCCGAACCCGAAATCGCCTTCCGCCTTGGAAAGTCCCTCTCGGGTGTAGTGACCGAACTCGAAGCCTGGGCGGCAATCGAGGGCGTGGCTCCGGCCGTCGAGATTCTCGACAGCCGGTTCCGCAACTTCAAGTTCAACCTCGCCGATGCGATTGCCGACAATTGTTCGGCAGCGGGCCTTGTCGTTGGCCCATGGACGGCGCCGGGCGTGGATTTTTCCAACCTGGGCATGTGCATGAGCATTGACGGCAGGCCGGTGGGCATCGGCTCCAGCGCTGCCATCCTAGGCCACCCGATCCGCACGCTCGTCGCGGCCGCCCGGCTCACAGCCCAATATGGCGGGGAATTGCGCGCCGGCGACATCTTCCTGTCTGGTGCGCCGACCGCCGCTGTACCGCTGAAGCCCGGCATGCGCGTGAGTCTTGAAGTGCAGTCCCTTGGCCAATGCGGCTTTTCCGTCACCACCCCATCCGAAGGAGCATGA
- a CDS encoding 2-keto-4-pentenoate hydratase codes for MAEEASAICEAGLTMIEDGLISEMALALRQAGKEPAVLSPIADVATAYAIQNANTAEGLAAGRRIVGVKVGLTTAAAQTAFYAREPTVGVLFGDMECPDASLVLSHRLRQPQAEGEIAFVLARDLIEPEPSLAEVIAAVDFLLPAIEIVDHRQDSWTMPLTNVIADNACAGLYVLGGSPRRLGDVDLWLCGMVLEINGEPASTGAGLASLGNPLNALRWVAGHLARTGRPLRAGNVILSGALGPMSPIRSGDVVSLRIAGLGSCSFILGEDRP; via the coding sequence ATGGCAGAGGAAGCCAGTGCAATTTGCGAGGCAGGACTGACGATGATCGAGGATGGGTTGATATCGGAGATGGCGCTCGCGCTGCGCCAGGCCGGAAAAGAGCCGGCCGTACTCTCCCCGATTGCGGATGTAGCGACGGCCTATGCTATCCAGAACGCGAATACTGCCGAAGGTCTCGCGGCTGGCCGTCGCATCGTGGGTGTCAAGGTGGGCCTGACCACGGCCGCCGCGCAGACAGCCTTCTACGCGCGCGAGCCAACGGTGGGCGTGTTGTTCGGCGACATGGAATGCCCCGATGCCAGTCTTGTCTTGTCCCATCGCCTGCGGCAGCCGCAGGCGGAAGGCGAGATCGCCTTCGTGCTGGCCCGGGACCTTATCGAGCCGGAACCCAGCCTTGCCGAGGTTATCGCAGCCGTCGACTTCCTGCTGCCGGCCATCGAAATCGTCGATCACCGTCAGGACAGCTGGACCATGCCGCTGACCAATGTGATCGCCGACAATGCCTGCGCCGGGCTCTATGTGCTTGGCGGCAGCCCGCGTCGCCTGGGCGACGTCGACCTGTGGCTGTGTGGCATGGTGCTCGAGATCAACGGCGAACCGGCCTCGACCGGCGCCGGTCTCGCCAGCCTCGGCAACCCGCTCAATGCCCTGCGCTGGGTCGCCGGTCATCTGGCACGGACAGGACGTCCGCTGCGGGCCGGCAACGTCATCCTGTCCGGCGCGCTCGGCCCCATGTCGCCCATTCGCTCCGGCGATGTCGTGTCCCTGCGTATCGCTGGCCTCGGCTCCTGTTCCTTCATTCTCGGCGAGGATCGCCCATGA
- a CDS encoding enolase C-terminal domain-like protein codes for MSAPRLKALKVRVVLAPLRRPLVNASGSLPRVPLVLVDMETDAGITGIAYLFSPSPLVLRPLAALLEEIGSFLAGQPVEPVELERKLQKSFLLLGGTGLVTMALAAVDMAAWDIVGKLNDKPLAELWGGSLQPLRAYNSLGLGLMGSARAAVEAVELLEFGFTAIKLRLGYPTLAEDVAVTRAVRAAVGPEIEIVADFNQCLELPEAMRRCQALDGEGLAWIEEAIRADDYAGSAALARQIATPVQIGENFWSVGDVAKAVAAGASDLIMPDVMKIGGMTPWLRAAGLASGHGVPVSSHLFPEASQHLLAAASTRHYLEYVDWAGPVLQEPLRIENGHSVVDRRPGHGMAWNEDAIGALLL; via the coding sequence ATGTCTGCTCCCCGCCTAAAGGCTCTCAAGGTCCGTGTCGTGCTCGCGCCGTTGCGCCGGCCGCTGGTCAATGCCAGCGGGTCGCTGCCGCGCGTGCCGCTGGTTCTGGTCGACATGGAGACCGATGCGGGCATCACGGGAATTGCCTATCTGTTCAGCCCCAGCCCGCTGGTGCTGCGGCCACTGGCCGCCCTGCTCGAGGAGATCGGCAGCTTTCTCGCCGGCCAGCCGGTCGAACCGGTGGAACTGGAGCGAAAGCTGCAGAAGTCCTTCCTGCTGCTGGGCGGAACGGGCTTGGTGACCATGGCGCTGGCGGCGGTGGACATGGCGGCATGGGACATTGTGGGCAAGCTGAACGACAAGCCGCTGGCCGAGCTCTGGGGCGGCTCGCTGCAGCCGCTCAGGGCCTATAACAGCCTCGGGCTCGGCCTGATGGGCAGCGCGCGTGCCGCTGTCGAGGCGGTCGAACTGCTCGAATTCGGGTTCACCGCCATCAAGCTGCGGCTGGGCTATCCGACGCTGGCAGAAGATGTCGCGGTCACCCGCGCGGTGCGCGCCGCAGTCGGACCGGAGATCGAGATCGTCGCCGACTTCAACCAGTGCCTCGAGCTGCCCGAGGCCATGCGGCGGTGCCAGGCGCTCGACGGCGAAGGGCTCGCCTGGATCGAGGAGGCCATTCGCGCCGACGATTATGCCGGCAGCGCCGCATTGGCGAGGCAGATCGCGACCCCGGTGCAGATCGGGGAGAATTTCTGGAGCGTGGGCGATGTCGCCAAGGCCGTGGCCGCCGGCGCCAGCGACCTCATCATGCCCGACGTGATGAAGATCGGCGGCATGACGCCCTGGCTGCGGGCGGCGGGCCTTGCCAGCGGGCATGGCGTGCCGGTGTCCAGCCATCTCTTCCCCGAGGCCAGCCAACACCTGCTGGCTGCGGCATCGACCCGCCACTATCTCGAGTATGTCGACTGGGCCGGTCCGGTGCTGCAGGAGCCGCTGCGGATCGAGAATGGCCATTCGGTCGTCGACCGCCGCCCCGGCCATGGCATGGCCTGGAACGAGGATGCCATAGGCGCGCTCCTGCTCTGA
- a CDS encoding amidohydrolase family protein, with protein MMATAGAVRAGGWDCAIHIYERDRPLVPSATFQPPHAPLADYLRERDSLGLSRVVLSQPTAYGFDNSLLLEGLCQLGEAGRGIVVIHPDIADAELDHLHALGVRGVRFMLFAGGVLDWAAVEPIARRVARVGWHLKFQLDGRRFAELAPTLAGLPVRSVIDLHLGSFPADVDADSAAADALCRGLDDDWCWVSLSAPYPIWPTLGRAPEVLLALPRRAVATRPDRCIWSSNWPHVNVSPTPLPRAGLDWLERVIPDAAQRCAVLEDNPGSLFGPVS; from the coding sequence ATGATGGCTACTGCGGGGGCAGTGCGGGCCGGCGGGTGGGACTGTGCCATCCACATCTATGAGCGCGATCGGCCGCTGGTGCCATCGGCGACCTTCCAGCCCCCTCACGCCCCGCTGGCCGACTATCTGCGCGAGCGCGACAGCCTGGGGCTGAGCCGGGTCGTCCTATCGCAACCCACAGCTTATGGCTTTGACAACAGCCTGCTGCTCGAGGGCCTCTGCCAACTGGGCGAGGCCGGCCGGGGCATTGTCGTCATCCACCCCGATATCGCCGATGCAGAGCTCGACCACCTGCATGCGCTGGGAGTGCGCGGCGTGCGCTTCATGCTGTTTGCAGGTGGCGTGCTGGACTGGGCTGCGGTCGAGCCCATTGCGCGGCGCGTGGCCCGTGTTGGCTGGCACCTCAAGTTCCAGCTCGACGGACGCCGCTTTGCCGAACTAGCGCCAACGCTGGCCGGCCTGCCGGTCCGCAGCGTCATCGACCTGCATCTGGGCAGTTTCCCGGCCGACGTCGACGCCGATTCAGCGGCAGCCGATGCGCTCTGCCGGGGTCTCGATGATGATTGGTGCTGGGTCAGCCTGTCGGCGCCCTATCCGATCTGGCCGACGCTTGGCCGCGCGCCAGAAGTCTTGCTGGCGCTGCCGCGCCGCGCCGTGGCGACACGGCCCGACCGCTGCATCTGGTCGTCGAACTGGCCCCATGTCAATGTGTCGCCGACCCCGCTGCCACGCGCCGGGCTCGATTGGCTGGAGCGCGTCATTCCAGACGCCGCCCAGCGTTGCGCCGTTCTTGAGGACAATCCTGGCAGCCTGTTCGGGCCGGTGTCATGA